GACGGGCCGGGATGCACTTCGGGCCGAGAAGGGCGGCGCCCTCAACCCGGCGAAGGGGATGTCGGGCCTCCACCACGAATGCCTGCCGTGGTTGCACGAGCGCGAGATCGCGGTGCTCGGCAGCGACGGCATCTCCGACCCGATGCCCGGGCTCGGCACCGACCGGTGGATCTTCCCGATCCATCAGGTGGGCATCGTGGCGATGGGGCTCCTGCTCATCGACAACGTGGCGCTCGGCGGGCTGCGAGCGGAATGTGCCGCACAGAATCGCTGGGAGTTCCTGTTCGCCATGAACCCCCTACGGATCCCGGGTGGCACGGGATGTCCGGTCAACCCGGTCGCCGTGCTGTGAGCGCCGTCGAGGCGCGGCTGGACCGGCTCGAATCGATCGAGGACATCCGGCGGATCCCGCAGCGCTACGCCCGCGCCATCGACGAGCGTGACATCGACGCGCTGGCGACGCTGTTCCACCCCAACGGCGAGATCGTGGCCGGTGGTCGCCGCCAGACGGTGGTCGACCATCTCGCAGAACTGCGGGACAAACCACGGACGTTCGCCAAGAGCATGCACGTTCTCGCCGACCCGCTGATCGACGTCGATGTCGGCAACGATGCCGCGACGATGGACGTCTACGCGGTGGTGATCCAGCTCGAGCGGGTCGACGGCGGCGCCGACATGGCGCTGGGGGTGCAGTACCGACACCGCCTCGGTCGTGACGCCGGCGGCTGGCTCATCGTCCACCGAACCTCGGAGATCCTGTGGATCAAGTAGTTCTGTGGATCAGGTGGCGGTCGCGGCGAGACGGTTGCGCAGGAGACGGCCGGGAGTCGTGCCCTGGTGTTCGCCGTTTCGTATGGTGATCTGACCGTTGACCAATACGGCGGCGAACCCGACGGCTCGTTGTGAGAGCCGCGGGGCGCCGGCGGGGAGATCATGGACGATCTCGGGTACGGCCGGACCGACGGTGGTCGGGTCGAACACGCAGATGTCGGCGGCCAGGCCCTCACGGAGCAGTCCCCGGTCGGCGAACCCCCACGCCTGGGCCGGCGCGAGGGTGAGCATGCGCACGGCCTGCTCGAGCGAGAACTCCTCGCGCTCGCGGACCCAATGCCCGAGCAGATGGGTGTGGATCGACGAGTCGGCGATCTGGCTCATGTGGGCGCCCGAGTCGGAGAACGTCATCACCGTGCGGGGATGACGCATTGCGTCGAGGAGGACTTCCTCGTCCTGCGGGTAGAGGCTCGGCTGGATGAAGAGTTGGGCGAGGTCGGTTTCCACCGCGAGGTCGAGCATGGCCCTCGCCGGCGACACCGCTCGCACCGCGGCGACGTCGGCGATCGTCGGGTTCGGCGGCAGACCCTGCTGGTACACGCGGATGCCGTCGAAGTCGGGCTTGCGGGGCATGGCCCCGACGCCGCGCCATTGCGTGTAGTCGCCTTCCATGGCGATCGCGGCGAGCCTCTCGCGTTGTGTCGGGTCCTGGATCCGGCGGAGCTGTTCGTCGTGGGGAAGCGCCCGCAACTCGGTCCACTCGGGCAGCACGTCGAACGGCAGGCGGGTGAGGAACGACAGCAGGACGTTGATGCCGCGGCAGTGGGTCTGACCGAACATGCGACCGCCGGCGGCACCGATCTCGTCCATCATCTCGAGCAGATTCCAGCCGAGCGGCCGCAGGGCCAGCAGGCCCATGGTGATCGGCACGCCGGTCTCGACCGCCATCGACTTCACCCGTTGCAGCGCCAGGGCGCGGGCGTCGTCATCGGCATCGAGCATGCCCTCGGCACCGCCCTCGAGGATGCCGACCCCCAGGCGACCCATGACGTCGACGAGGGCCCGGACCTCGTCCCACTCGGCGACGCGGGACGCGACCGGTCGGTCGTCGGAGGTCTCGTGGTGCGAACTCCGCGAGGTCGTGAGGCCGATGGCGCCGGCGCGAAGGGCGGCTTCGAGTTGTCCGGTCATCGCCACGAGGTCGTCGGGCGATGCGGCCTCCTCGAATGCGCGTTCCCCCATGGCCCAGGTGCGCAGCGCCGAGTGGCCGAGGTTGGCCGCGTAGTTGATGCCCTTGGGGAGACCGTCGATCGCATCGAGGTACTCGGGGAAGGTTTGCCAAGTCCACGGGATGCCTGCCGCGAGGGCCGCCGGATTCATGTCCTCGGCTCGCTCGAGGTTGCGCACGACCAGCGCCCGCTCGCCGTCGCGCACCGGCGCGAGGGTGAAGCCGCAGTTTCCCATCACCACTGTGGTGACACCGTGCCAGCACGAGTTGGCCCCTTGGTGGTCCCAGAAGATCTGGGCGTCCATGTGGGTGTGGCCGTCGATGAAGCCGGGGGTGACCGCCATCCCCTCGGCGTTGATCTCGGTGTCACCGCGGTCGGGCACCCGACCGATGGCGGCGATGCGCCCGTCCTTCACGGCGACGTCGCCGCGATAGGAACCGAAGCCCGATCCGTCGACGACGGTGCCGTTGCGGATCACGATGTCGTAGGTGCTCACGGTCGTCCCCCTCGGTTCGAGCCTGTATCTCGGTGCAGGCTTGCACCATCGAATCTAATGCGCTTACATTACGGCAGTCAATCGAGTGGGGGGCGAGCCATGGCCGATGCCGCGCAGGTACGAGAAGAGATCGGCCATCCGATCGTCGACGGCGACGGGCACACCGTCGAGTTCATGCCGGAGCTGGCGCCGCTGATGGCGCGCGAGGGCGTCGATCTCCAGGGCCCGTCGATGCAGCGGACGATGTCGGGCTCGTTCGGTCCACCGACGAACTGGCACGCGGCCGATCCAGCCGAGCGAGCCGCCCGGCGCATCGCCCGCGGACCGTGGGCGGGCAGCCCGTCGTCGGCGATCGACATGGCGACGAGCCTTCTGCCGTCGCTGCTCTACGAACGTCTCGACGAGTTCGGCATCGACGTCAGCGTGGTCTATCCGAGCTTCGGGCTCCTGTTCCCCCACTTCGAGAGTGAGACCGATCGCCGGGGTGCCTGCCGGGCGCTCAATCGGTTCAACGCCGACCTCTACGCCCCCTACGCCGACCGCCTCGTCACGGTGGCATCCATCCCTATGCACACACCGGAGGAGGCCATCGACGAGCTCGAGCACGTCGCCTCACTCGGCACGAAGGCCATCGTGATGGCCGGCTTCGTGCAGCGCCCCGTCGACGTCCTCGCCGATGACGCCGAGGCGGCGCCCTATGGCGTCTGGACCGACACGTTCGGGCTCGACAGCCTGTACGACTACGACCCCGTGTGGGCGAAGTGTGCCGAGCTCGGACTCTGCCCGTCGTTTCACAGCGGCGCGCTGGGCTGGCAGAACCGGGCCAGCATCTCGAGTTACGTCTACAACCACGTGGGAATGCTGGGCGAGAGCAATCACGCGATCGCCAAGTCGTTGTTCCTGGGTGGGGTCACCCGGCGATTCCCGGAACTCAACTTCGGTTTCATGGAGGGCGGGGTGGCTTGGGCCGCGTCGCTGTTCTCGGACCTCCTCGGGCACTGGGAGAAGCGCAACGTGGCCGAGATGGAACGCCTCGACCCCGGTGCCGCGGACTGGGACACCG
This region of Acidimicrobiales bacterium genomic DNA includes:
- a CDS encoding amidohydrolase family protein is translated as MADAAQVREEIGHPIVDGDGHTVEFMPELAPLMAREGVDLQGPSMQRTMSGSFGPPTNWHAADPAERAARRIARGPWAGSPSSAIDMATSLLPSLLYERLDEFGIDVSVVYPSFGLLFPHFESETDRRGACRALNRFNADLYAPYADRLVTVASIPMHTPEEAIDELEHVASLGTKAIVMAGFVQRPVDVLADDAEAAPYGVWTDTFGLDSLYDYDPVWAKCAELGLCPSFHSGALGWQNRASISSYVYNHVGMLGESNHAIAKSLFLGGVTRRFPELNFGFMEGGVAWAASLFSDLLGHWEKRNVAEMERLDPGAADWDTVAELFAKYGGPWAAKAPKRRKGYRPTDAEMLDEFVACGIETAADIHELFVPRFYAGCEADDPMTAIAFASHMHPQEARFNAILGSDISHWDVPDMADVIPEAWEMVEDGPLDADDFRDFAFANPVRFYGQVNPRFFEGTIVAEATAELLAT
- a CDS encoding nuclear transport factor 2 family protein, with the translated sequence MSAVEARLDRLESIEDIRRIPQRYARAIDERDIDALATLFHPNGEIVAGGRRQTVVDHLAELRDKPRTFAKSMHVLADPLIDVDVGNDAATMDVYAVVIQLERVDGGADMALGVQYRHRLGRDAGGWLIVHRTSEILWIK
- a CDS encoding amidohydrolase family protein; the protein is MSTYDIVIRNGTVVDGSGFGSYRGDVAVKDGRIAAIGRVPDRGDTEINAEGMAVTPGFIDGHTHMDAQIFWDHQGANSCWHGVTTVVMGNCGFTLAPVRDGERALVVRNLERAEDMNPAALAAGIPWTWQTFPEYLDAIDGLPKGINYAANLGHSALRTWAMGERAFEEAASPDDLVAMTGQLEAALRAGAIGLTTSRSSHHETSDDRPVASRVAEWDEVRALVDVMGRLGVGILEGGAEGMLDADDDARALALQRVKSMAVETGVPITMGLLALRPLGWNLLEMMDEIGAAGGRMFGQTHCRGINVLLSFLTRLPFDVLPEWTELRALPHDEQLRRIQDPTQRERLAAIAMEGDYTQWRGVGAMPRKPDFDGIRVYQQGLPPNPTIADVAAVRAVSPARAMLDLAVETDLAQLFIQPSLYPQDEEVLLDAMRHPRTVMTFSDSGAHMSQIADSSIHTHLLGHWVREREEFSLEQAVRMLTLAPAQAWGFADRGLLREGLAADICVFDPTTVGPAVPEIVHDLPAGAPRLSQRAVGFAAVLVNGQITIRNGEHQGTTPGRLLRNRLAATAT